The Planococcus liqunii genome includes a region encoding these proteins:
- a CDS encoding nucleobase:cation symporter-2 family protein — MKSAALGFQHLLAMYAGAVLVPLIVGDALGLTSEQLTYLVAIDILLCGVATILQIVNTRFFGIGLPVVLGCTFTAVGPMIAIGAEYGISAIYGSILVSGLIVVLISGFFGSLVRFFPPVVTGSVVTIIGITLIPVAINNMGGGQGASDFGSLTNIALSFGTLLFIVLVYKFATGFLRAISILLGLAVGTLAATLMGVVDFSAIGEASYFHMVEPFYFGAPTFEWSAILTMTLVAMVSLVESTGTYFALSDITGKKLSEKDLSKGYRAEGLAIILGGIFNSFPYTTFSQNVGLIQMSGVKSRKIILITGLMLISLGFLPKVAAFTTIIPTAVLGGAMIAMFGMVISQGIKMLSKIITESQENSMIVACSVGIGLGVTVVPEIFAQLPAGLQILTSNGIVAGSVTAIALNILFNMIPSKRKAEAKAPVSVQKNAVNHSSI; from the coding sequence ATGAAAAGTGCAGCTTTAGGATTTCAGCATTTGCTGGCCATGTATGCAGGTGCCGTATTGGTTCCATTAATCGTTGGAGACGCCCTCGGCTTAACATCAGAACAATTGACATATTTGGTAGCCATCGATATTTTGCTTTGCGGTGTCGCCACTATTCTTCAAATCGTAAACACGCGCTTTTTCGGCATCGGCCTTCCGGTCGTGTTAGGCTGTACTTTTACAGCAGTTGGCCCGATGATTGCCATCGGTGCTGAATACGGAATTTCCGCTATCTATGGTTCAATTCTGGTTTCCGGTTTGATTGTTGTTCTGATCAGCGGCTTTTTCGGAAGCCTTGTCCGCTTTTTCCCTCCTGTAGTGACAGGGTCGGTTGTGACGATCATCGGAATCACGCTGATTCCGGTAGCGATCAACAATATGGGCGGCGGCCAAGGAGCGAGCGATTTCGGATCCCTTACAAATATTGCCTTGTCTTTCGGCACGTTGCTGTTTATCGTTTTGGTTTATAAATTTGCCACGGGCTTTTTACGGGCCATTTCGATTTTGCTGGGCTTGGCAGTCGGAACCCTTGCTGCCACTTTAATGGGCGTCGTCGACTTCTCTGCAATCGGCGAAGCTTCTTATTTCCACATGGTAGAGCCTTTTTACTTCGGCGCTCCGACATTTGAATGGTCTGCCATTCTTACGATGACCTTGGTTGCCATGGTTTCTTTAGTGGAATCGACAGGCACGTATTTCGCTTTAAGCGATATTACCGGAAAGAAACTGTCCGAGAAGGATTTGTCCAAAGGGTATCGCGCAGAAGGACTGGCGATTATTCTTGGCGGAATTTTCAACTCGTTCCCGTATACGACATTTTCACAAAACGTGGGGCTGATTCAAATGTCCGGCGTCAAATCGAGAAAAATCATCTTGATTACCGGCTTGATGCTGATTTCCCTTGGGTTCTTGCCGAAAGTGGCAGCCTTTACGACAATTATTCCAACTGCCGTCCTTGGCGGAGCCATGATTGCCATGTTCGGAATGGTCATTTCACAAGGCATTAAAATGCTGAGCAAAATCATCACAGAATCCCAAGAAAATTCAATGATTGTGGCATGTTCGGTAGGAATCGGGCTTGGTGTTACGGTCGTACCTGAAATCTTTGCCCAATTGCCGGCTGGCCTTCAGATTTTGACAAGCAACGGGATTGTAGCGGGAAGCGTGACGGCGATTGCGCTGAACATTCTGTTCAACATGATTCCTTCAAAGAGAAAAGCAGAAGCCAAAGCACCCGTTTCTGTACAGAAAAATGCTGTAAACCACAGCTCCATATGA
- a CDS encoding PH domain-containing protein, with protein sequence MFKKMASDALGLSDVGKIIDPQDYDKTDADDYVMHEDQEKIFFLIKTKADEYCFTNLALIHVDGDSAMSSKRTLKRYPYSQHSISDVVMETAGKIDLDIEIGFKLGQIPFKIDVQKNQIERLKDLYKSLLRIAEMTHENEIIISMANQSLDKAVTVLQNSRPNDVALDVQYSKLTDFGFTWMTSVRNQYHVKDFGDVFEKYINN encoded by the coding sequence ATGTTCAAGAAAATGGCTTCAGACGCACTAGGATTATCGGATGTCGGAAAAATTATCGATCCGCAGGATTATGACAAGACCGATGCAGACGATTATGTCATGCACGAAGACCAGGAAAAAATCTTCTTCTTGATCAAGACGAAAGCGGATGAGTATTGCTTTACCAACCTAGCGCTGATCCATGTGGACGGCGACAGTGCAATGTCATCGAAACGCACATTGAAACGCTATCCATATTCCCAGCATTCCATTTCAGATGTCGTGATGGAAACAGCAGGGAAAATCGATTTGGACATCGAAATCGGCTTTAAGTTGGGCCAAATTCCATTTAAAATCGATGTGCAGAAAAACCAGATCGAACGCTTGAAGGACCTATACAAATCATTATTGCGCATTGCTGAAATGACGCATGAAAATGAAATCATCATTTCGATGGCGAACCAAAGCTTGGATAAGGCAGTAACGGTTCTGCAAAACTCACGTCCGAATGATGTGGCCTTGGACGTCCAGTACTCAAAATTGACGGATTTCGGTTTTACGTGGATGACTTCTGTACGCAACCAGTACCATGTAAAAGATTTTGGCGATGTCTTCGAAAAATACATCAACAACTAA
- a CDS encoding alpha/beta hydrolase — translation MFFKTMFQKSNKIFLVFSMVIFVIAAAAVWATASFVEDASPTKASEAFLFDLEKIQKEVKVVKNLVYSDKKDSLLDIYYPAEGGDKLPVILWIHGGGFVGGSKDSRQEYGMALAHAGYVVANIDYALAPEQLYPGPVIQANEALGYLQLHAEKYGGDMSRVFIGGDSAGAQISSQVVAVMSNKGLAQAMDIVPAVQPEQLKGALLFCGLFNMETVRATGFPNIDNFLSAYTGAKPFESFENLAQLSTVNHLTPAYPPVFITVGDADPLASQSVELAEALEASSVAVDSMFFIGTEKQLKHEFQYALDTIDGQETLARALDFLFANSN, via the coding sequence ATGTTTTTTAAAACAATGTTCCAGAAATCAAATAAAATATTCTTGGTTTTCTCCATGGTTATCTTCGTGATTGCAGCTGCTGCAGTATGGGCAACTGCTTCGTTTGTGGAGGACGCTTCTCCTACGAAAGCTTCCGAGGCTTTCTTATTTGATCTGGAAAAAATTCAAAAAGAAGTTAAGGTCGTCAAAAACCTTGTTTACAGTGATAAAAAAGACAGCTTATTGGATATTTATTATCCGGCTGAAGGCGGTGACAAGCTGCCGGTCATATTATGGATCCACGGTGGCGGTTTTGTCGGCGGCTCTAAAGACAGCCGGCAAGAATATGGAATGGCCTTAGCCCATGCCGGTTACGTGGTAGCAAATATCGACTACGCACTCGCCCCTGAACAGCTGTATCCCGGGCCCGTCATACAGGCAAACGAAGCCCTCGGCTATTTGCAGCTGCACGCTGAAAAATACGGCGGCGACATGTCCCGGGTGTTTATCGGCGGTGATTCGGCAGGAGCCCAGATATCCAGCCAAGTGGTCGCAGTCATGTCCAACAAGGGGTTGGCGCAAGCTATGGACATTGTGCCCGCTGTCCAGCCAGAGCAGCTGAAAGGTGCCCTGCTTTTTTGCGGATTGTTCAATATGGAAACAGTTCGGGCCACCGGCTTCCCCAATATTGACAACTTTTTAAGTGCTTATACCGGTGCCAAGCCTTTTGAGTCATTCGAAAACCTTGCCCAGTTGTCGACGGTCAATCACCTGACTCCGGCTTACCCTCCTGTTTTCATTACGGTCGGGGATGCGGATCCACTCGCTTCCCAATCCGTAGAGCTTGCAGAAGCTCTCGAAGCTTCAAGTGTTGCCGTAGACAGCATGTTTTTCATCGGTACTGAAAAGCAGTTAAAGCACGAATTCCAATACGCGCTCGACACCATTGATGGCCAGGAAACCTTGGCCCGCGCACTGGATTTTCTTTTTGCCAACAGCAATTAA
- a CDS encoding acyl-CoA thioesterase: protein MYQTIIEPRVSETDGVGHINNTTLPVWFEAARNPLFSLFTPDHDFSKWKMVIAKTTLEFVKQIHFGSDVKICVWVKRIGNSSLELHEELYQNEELCAKNAVVYVNYNLAAGKSEKIPEGIREELKKHLHS, encoded by the coding sequence ATGTATCAGACAATTATTGAACCGCGGGTGTCCGAAACAGATGGAGTCGGTCATATCAACAATACGACTTTGCCGGTCTGGTTCGAAGCGGCCAGAAATCCATTGTTCAGCTTGTTTACGCCGGACCACGATTTTTCAAAATGGAAAATGGTGATTGCAAAGACAACATTGGAGTTTGTAAAGCAAATCCATTTTGGTTCGGATGTGAAAATTTGCGTATGGGTAAAGAGAATCGGCAATTCGAGCCTGGAATTGCATGAAGAGCTTTATCAAAACGAAGAGCTTTGTGCAAAAAATGCAGTGGTTTATGTGAATTATAATTTGGCTGCCGGAAAATCCGAAAAGATTCCAGAGGGGATCCGGGAGGAATTGAAAAAGCACCTCCATTCATAG
- a CDS encoding xanthine phosphoribosyltransferase codes for MKQLQEKILTDGQVLSDSVLKVDSFLNHQIDPVLMQAIGEEFASKFADEGITKILTLESSGIAPAMMTGLVLGVPVIFARKRKSLTLISELYTASVHSFTKNETNEISVSQKFIGKDDVVLILDDFLANGQAVLGLIDIIEQADAALGGVAIVIEKGFQSGGKMIRDRGVRVESLANIASLADGKVEFLEEVPAG; via the coding sequence ATGAAACAATTACAGGAAAAAATCTTAACAGACGGCCAGGTTTTATCGGATTCAGTCCTAAAAGTAGATTCGTTTTTGAACCACCAAATCGATCCGGTGCTTATGCAGGCAATTGGAGAGGAATTTGCTTCTAAGTTTGCGGATGAAGGCATTACCAAAATTTTAACGCTTGAGTCTTCCGGCATCGCACCAGCGATGATGACGGGCCTTGTACTCGGTGTACCGGTGATTTTTGCCAGAAAACGCAAATCCCTCACGTTGATCAGCGAATTATATACGGCGAGCGTCCATTCGTTTACAAAAAACGAAACAAACGAAATTTCCGTGTCACAGAAATTCATCGGAAAAGATGATGTCGTGCTGATTCTGGATGATTTCTTGGCGAACGGGCAAGCGGTTCTTGGCTTGATCGATATTATTGAACAAGCAGATGCGGCGCTTGGCGGTGTTGCCATTGTTATTGAAAAAGGATTCCAAAGCGGCGGAAAGATGATCCGCGACCGCGGTGTCCGGGTAGAATCCTTGGCGAACATTGCTTCTTTGGCCGATGGCAAAGTTGAATTTCTTGAGGAGGTTCCTGCCGGATGA
- a CDS encoding TspO/MBR family protein codes for MEIAKENGKLDGKKLAVDILVPVVGGSIIGALANKNTQEKYKKLKKPSFSPPPWLFPTVWTTLYTTMGIAKYRADAKAELKNRKTRVDVPYDIQLGLNFLWSFLFFKWGLRGTALVEMALLLGAVTWTTYEFFKLDKLAGSLMVPYIGWVGFALGLNYSVWKLNK; via the coding sequence ATGGAGATTGCAAAGGAAAATGGAAAACTGGACGGCAAAAAATTGGCCGTGGACATTCTTGTGCCGGTTGTCGGCGGATCGATTATCGGAGCTCTTGCTAATAAGAATACCCAGGAAAAGTACAAGAAGCTGAAAAAGCCGTCATTCTCGCCGCCGCCTTGGCTATTTCCAACGGTTTGGACCACTTTGTATACAACAATGGGAATTGCGAAATACCGGGCCGACGCAAAAGCGGAATTGAAAAATCGGAAAACCCGCGTGGACGTGCCTTATGACATTCAGCTCGGCTTGAATTTCCTTTGGTCGTTCCTGTTTTTCAAATGGGGATTGCGAGGAACTGCGCTCGTTGAAATGGCTTTGCTGCTGGGGGCGGTAACTTGGACGACATATGAATTCTTTAAACTGGATAAACTGGCTGGATCGCTGATGGTGCCGTATATCGGCTGGGTCGGTTTTGCTCTGGGCCTCAATTATTCGGTATGGAAGCTCAATAAGTAA
- a CDS encoding proline dehydrogenase family protein, which translates to MGLTRDFFIALSKNQLLNTGAKKWGLKLGASKVVAGTDIDSMMKSVKELNANGIGATIDNLGEFVYSKEEALHAKENILATLEAIQQRGVTAHMSVKLTQIGLDVDDKFCLENMREIVEAAARYAIFINIDMEDYSHLQQTLDILHELLKEYDNVGTVIQSYLYRSEKDLENLKNARLRLVKGAYKEIAEVSYQSKQDIDANFLKLIKIRLQQPGFTSIATHDHHIINAVKQFVKENQIPRGRFEFQMLYGFRTDMQKELADEGFAFTTYVPFGQDWYGYYMRRLAERPQNINLALKSMVSK; encoded by the coding sequence GTGGGGCTTACGAGAGACTTTTTTATAGCATTATCCAAGAACCAGCTATTAAATACCGGAGCAAAAAAATGGGGTTTAAAGCTTGGCGCCAGTAAAGTGGTGGCAGGTACTGATATTGATAGCATGATGAAATCCGTCAAAGAATTAAATGCCAATGGCATCGGCGCAACCATCGATAACTTAGGAGAATTTGTCTACAGCAAGGAAGAGGCGCTCCACGCAAAAGAAAACATCCTGGCGACACTGGAAGCCATTCAACAGCGTGGCGTGACCGCCCATATGTCCGTCAAATTGACTCAAATCGGCTTGGATGTCGATGACAAGTTCTGCCTGGAGAACATGCGGGAAATTGTTGAGGCAGCTGCCCGTTATGCGATTTTCATCAATATTGATATGGAAGATTACAGCCACTTGCAGCAGACCCTGGATATCCTCCATGAGCTTTTAAAAGAATATGATAATGTTGGAACGGTGATTCAATCGTATCTCTACCGTTCTGAAAAAGATTTGGAAAACTTGAAAAATGCCCGGTTGCGCTTAGTAAAAGGAGCATACAAGGAAATTGCTGAAGTATCTTATCAAAGCAAACAGGACATCGATGCCAATTTCTTAAAGCTCATCAAAATACGGCTGCAGCAGCCTGGCTTTACTTCAATCGCTACCCATGACCATCACATTATCAATGCTGTGAAGCAATTCGTGAAAGAAAATCAGATTCCGCGTGGCCGCTTTGAATTTCAAATGCTTTACGGCTTCCGCACCGATATGCAAAAAGAACTTGCCGACGAAGGCTTTGCATTCACCACTTATGTTCCTTTCGGCCAGGACTGGTACGGCTATTATATGAGACGATTGGCTGAACGCCCTCAAAATATCAATTTAGCGTTAAAGAGCATGGTCTCCAAATAA
- a CDS encoding MFS transporter, which translates to MQTWVVDWKKKFLSFNRNIKLFMLANVLIQIGMGVFMVMYNLYIKELGMPESINGKVISMTALASAIMLIPAGFLSDRFGRKWTIVGGAVLGALTLFYRSFAVAELPLVTAAFLTGLFMAFVQVSGIPFLAEHSKASERVHLFSMYFALMTLANVLGSLLGGVASDALQWLLAMDAVHAIRWSLLFGSLLYAFGLIPLLRLSNQKPPREEKVNTRIDIDAADASLSKNLTAIFHFSFASLLIGLGSGLVVPYLNLYFSNRFEASNTYIGLILALGSAMTVVATLIGPLLVNKVGKVKAMLLFQLLSIPFLILTAYTTSLLLASLGFLLRQALMNAGNPIQSAIAMEVVHDKYKGLANSANQMVFNIGWAAMGPIAAGLVISFGSYWGYAYAFTITAALYCISAIYYYFIFGKRKSTETKKEWLID; encoded by the coding sequence ATGCAAACGTGGGTTGTCGACTGGAAAAAGAAGTTTCTGTCTTTTAACCGCAATATTAAGTTGTTTATGCTGGCCAATGTCCTCATTCAAATCGGCATGGGCGTTTTTATGGTGATGTACAATCTTTACATAAAAGAACTTGGCATGCCGGAATCGATCAATGGCAAAGTGATTTCGATGACCGCCTTGGCTTCTGCCATTATGCTGATTCCTGCCGGCTTTTTAAGCGACCGGTTCGGGCGAAAATGGACCATTGTCGGCGGAGCCGTGCTCGGCGCATTGACTCTTTTTTACCGCAGCTTTGCCGTAGCGGAATTGCCACTTGTCACAGCAGCTTTTTTGACCGGCCTATTCATGGCATTTGTCCAAGTGTCCGGCATTCCTTTTCTCGCGGAGCATTCCAAAGCATCCGAACGCGTCCATCTGTTCAGCATGTATTTTGCTCTGATGACCTTGGCCAATGTCTTGGGCAGTTTGCTTGGCGGTGTGGCATCAGATGCTCTCCAGTGGCTCCTGGCAATGGACGCCGTCCACGCCATTCGCTGGTCTCTTTTGTTCGGTTCCCTGCTTTATGCTTTCGGGCTTATTCCACTGCTGCGCTTGAGCAACCAGAAGCCGCCGAGAGAAGAAAAAGTTAATACCCGGATCGACATCGACGCGGCGGATGCCAGCCTTTCAAAAAACTTGACCGCTATCTTTCATTTCTCATTTGCCAGCCTGCTCATCGGCCTGGGCTCCGGTTTGGTGGTTCCTTATTTGAACTTGTACTTCTCCAACCGCTTTGAAGCTTCCAACACCTATATCGGGCTTATTTTGGCACTGGGATCCGCCATGACAGTAGTGGCGACATTGATCGGGCCTCTGCTTGTCAATAAAGTCGGCAAAGTCAAAGCGATGCTGCTGTTTCAATTGCTGTCGATTCCCTTTTTGATCTTGACGGCTTATACGACCTCACTTCTTCTCGCTTCCCTCGGCTTTTTATTGCGGCAAGCTTTGATGAATGCCGGCAATCCGATTCAAAGTGCGATTGCGATGGAAGTGGTCCACGACAAATACAAAGGACTTGCCAATTCAGCCAACCAAATGGTCTTCAATATCGGCTGGGCAGCGATGGGGCCGATTGCCGCGGGACTGGTCATCTCGTTCGGCTCCTACTGGGGGTATGCTTATGCATTCACCATCACAGCGGCGCTCTACTGCATTTCCGCGATCTATTATTATTTCATTTTCGGCAAAAGAAAATCTACGGAAACAAAAAAAGAATGGCTCATCGATTGA
- a CDS encoding ring-cleaving dioxygenase, whose translation MAKNSKGIHHITAIVGNPQENVDFYAGVLGLRLVKKTINFDDPGTYHLYFGNEAGEPGTIITFFPWDQAYKGKIGDGQVGVTTYAVPTGAFGFWEQRLSKFGVPFEKTMRFEEQYIAFDDPHGLHLELVERQAGKPNAWHFGNIGPEAAIKGFAGATLFTANAEKTTELLESGLGLKKAGQENDLMRFHASAGLGNVIDVKLSPVGTGRMGAGTVHHIAWRADDNADQMDWKRQIEEFGLQVTPVQDRNYFKAIYFREYGDILFEIATDPPGFAIDETLETLGEGLMLPKQYEHYRARLNQDLTPIAVRELD comes from the coding sequence ATGGCAAAAAATTCAAAAGGGATTCATCATATTACGGCAATTGTTGGCAACCCACAGGAAAATGTGGATTTCTATGCCGGCGTTTTAGGGCTGCGGTTAGTCAAGAAAACCATTAATTTTGACGATCCGGGAACGTATCATCTTTATTTTGGAAACGAGGCCGGTGAACCGGGCACCATCATCACTTTCTTTCCCTGGGACCAAGCTTATAAAGGGAAAATTGGCGATGGGCAAGTCGGCGTGACGACTTATGCGGTGCCAACAGGTGCATTCGGCTTTTGGGAGCAGCGGCTATCGAAGTTTGGAGTGCCTTTTGAAAAAACAATGCGCTTTGAAGAGCAGTATATCGCTTTTGATGATCCTCACGGCTTGCACTTGGAATTGGTGGAAAGGCAAGCAGGAAAACCGAACGCCTGGCACTTTGGAAACATCGGGCCAGAAGCAGCAATCAAAGGATTTGCCGGTGCGACATTGTTTACTGCCAATGCAGAAAAAACCACCGAACTGCTGGAGTCGGGGCTTGGCTTGAAAAAAGCCGGCCAGGAAAACGATTTGATGCGATTCCATGCATCAGCCGGGCTTGGAAACGTAATTGACGTAAAACTGAGTCCTGTGGGCACTGGGCGAATGGGTGCTGGCACAGTCCACCACATTGCTTGGCGTGCAGACGATAATGCGGATCAAATGGACTGGAAGCGGCAGATTGAAGAGTTTGGCCTGCAAGTGACGCCGGTTCAGGACCGCAATTACTTTAAAGCGATTTACTTCCGTGAATACGGCGATATATTGTTTGAAATTGCAACAGACCCTCCCGGTTTTGCTATTGACGAAACTTTGGAAACGCTTGGAGAAGGTCTAATGCTGCCAAAGCAATACGAGCATTACCGGGCAAGACTGAATCAAGATTTGACGCCGATTGCTGTCCGGGAATTGGATTAA
- a CDS encoding NADPH-dependent FMN reductase — MAIKVAAIIGSVREGSMNLRLVEFMKERYADRLDIEAVTINNIPLFNPDIEENVPQEVVNFRHKVKGADAVLFAVPEYNYSIPGSLKNAIDWLSRGGFVLREKPAFIVGSSMGVLGSVRAQIHLREVLSNPSLSPMLLPGNEVYIGSVHEKLNENNEIIDSGTLGFLDQVVDNFVTFYNKMA; from the coding sequence ATGGCGATTAAAGTGGCGGCAATCATCGGAAGTGTGAGAGAAGGGTCTATGAATTTAAGGCTGGTGGAGTTTATGAAGGAGCGCTATGCAGACCGTTTGGACATTGAAGCGGTAACCATCAATAACATTCCACTGTTCAATCCGGACATTGAAGAAAATGTGCCGCAGGAAGTAGTCAATTTCAGACACAAGGTGAAGGGGGCGGATGCGGTTCTTTTTGCTGTCCCGGAATACAACTATTCAATTCCTGGTTCCTTAAAGAACGCAATCGACTGGCTGTCGCGCGGCGGCTTTGTGCTCCGTGAAAAACCAGCGTTTATCGTAGGGTCTTCGATGGGGGTGCTGGGCAGTGTGCGTGCCCAAATCCATTTGCGGGAAGTGTTGTCGAATCCGTCATTGTCTCCGATGCTGTTGCCGGGAAATGAAGTTTATATTGGGTCGGTCCATGAGAAACTAAATGAAAACAACGAAATTATCGATTCCGGAACGCTTGGATTTTTAGATCAGGTCGTGGACAATTTTGTTACATTTTACAATAAAATGGCTTAA
- a CDS encoding proline dehydrogenase family protein, translating to MLKDVFIGLSQNQFLTSAAKKYGLKLGAQTVVAGTNIEQTIASIRELNAQGISCTVDNLGEFVFEKEEALKAKDSILEVIESIHANGVDAHISLKPTQIGLDIDYDFCYENLREIVAAASKYDMHINIDMEDYGHVQPSYDLIETLLKEYDNIGTVIQAYFFRAEDDIKKHKDLRLRIVKGAYKEPAEYAYQTREEIDANFIQLIEYHLLHGKFTSIATHDHNIINHVIEFVKENNIPREKFEFQMLYGFRKDMQLSLARQGYNFCTYVPFGDDWYGYFMRRLAERPQNLNLVAKQVFNKRTNTAIGIFAGAFVLGRLTSKGKSK from the coding sequence ATGTTAAAAGATGTGTTTATCGGCTTGTCACAAAATCAATTTTTAACAAGCGCAGCGAAAAAGTATGGCTTGAAATTAGGAGCCCAAACCGTTGTGGCTGGAACAAATATCGAACAAACAATCGCCAGCATCCGAGAACTGAATGCACAGGGTATCAGCTGTACGGTAGATAACCTTGGGGAATTCGTTTTCGAAAAAGAGGAAGCGCTCAAAGCGAAAGACAGCATTCTGGAAGTAATTGAAAGCATCCATGCAAACGGAGTAGATGCGCATATCTCTTTGAAACCTACCCAGATCGGCTTGGATATCGATTATGATTTTTGCTATGAAAACCTAAGAGAAATCGTTGCTGCTGCAAGCAAATACGATATGCATATTAATATTGACATGGAAGACTACGGGCACGTACAGCCTTCCTATGATTTGATTGAAACGCTGTTGAAAGAATACGACAACATCGGAACAGTGATACAGGCATATTTCTTCCGGGCAGAAGACGACATCAAAAAGCACAAAGACTTGCGCCTTCGCATTGTCAAAGGCGCTTATAAAGAGCCTGCTGAATACGCTTACCAAACACGGGAAGAAATTGATGCGAACTTCATTCAATTGATTGAGTATCACTTGCTGCATGGGAAATTTACATCAATCGCTACGCACGACCACAATATCATCAATCACGTGATTGAATTTGTAAAAGAAAACAACATCCCGCGTGAAAAATTCGAATTCCAGATGCTTTATGGTTTCCGTAAAGATATGCAGTTGAGCTTGGCGCGCCAAGGCTATAACTTCTGCACATACGTGCCTTTCGGCGATGACTGGTATGGCTATTTCATGCGCCGTTTAGCAGAGCGCCCACAAAACTTGAACCTTGTCGCAAAACAAGTATTCAATAAGCGCACAAACACAGCGATCGGTATTTTTGCCGGTGCTTTTGTACTTGGCCGTTTAACATCAAAAGGAAAAAGTAAATAA
- a CDS encoding GNAT family N-acetyltransferase: MKIKLAPVTRDNWEDCLNLKVSTEQSRFVPAAAVSLAKPYIKPDGDQVEYLPFAIYDGETMVGFIMHAFEKQTVDMYWINGFFIDEQQQGKGYGKAALSEMIRWIAAHSPQAREVRLTVYPENQRARRLYLNCGFKLTGDFHGEEEVLAFPLN, translated from the coding sequence ATGAAGATAAAATTAGCGCCAGTCACCAGAGACAATTGGGAAGACTGCCTAAACTTAAAGGTCAGCACCGAACAAAGCCGGTTTGTTCCAGCGGCTGCGGTATCTTTAGCGAAGCCATATATTAAGCCGGACGGTGACCAGGTAGAATACTTGCCATTTGCCATTTACGATGGTGAAACAATGGTCGGGTTCATCATGCACGCTTTCGAGAAACAAACGGTTGATATGTACTGGATCAACGGCTTTTTCATTGATGAACAACAGCAAGGAAAAGGTTACGGCAAGGCAGCTCTTTCAGAGATGATCCGCTGGATTGCCGCTCATTCTCCGCAGGCCCGGGAAGTGCGGCTGACGGTCTACCCGGAGAACCAGCGCGCCCGCAGGCTGTATCTCAATTGCGGTTTTAAGTTAACCGGCGATTTCCACGGCGAAGAAGAAGTGTTGGCTTTCCCCCTCAACTAA